AGCCGGGTCTCGGAAGAATCCTTCGTTGCTCCAGGGAACCGCGCCCCCAGGAGAGCGGGCACGCTCGGCATACGGAAATCCAGAGGGGTCGTCTAGGATGCGCGCCTTCTCGCTTCCTTCACGGAGCTTCGATGGTGCGCACCCGGTTCGTAGGTCTCCTGGCGTTGCTGTTCGTCGCGGTCCCTTTCGTGTCGGGGGCGCAGGAGGCCGTGGCTCCGGCGGCGGTGGCCTCTGGTGACGAGGCGACGCATCAGGCGCTGCGCGCCATCAAGCAGGACATGGAGGACGCGCTCAACAAGCAGGACCTGGACCGGCTGCTGTCGCACCTGCACCCGGACGTCGTGTTCTCCACCATGAACAACGACGTCCTCGTGGGGAAGGACGCCATCCGCGCCTACTACGCGCAGATGCTGGGCGGCCCGAACAGCGTCGTGAAGAAGGTCACGGCGAAGTTCGACGTGGATGCGCTCACCCGCCTGTATGGCAACTCGGGCATCGCGTATGGCTCGTCCCTGGACCACTACATCCTGAACGACGGCACCGACCTGGTCATCAACGGGCGGTGGACCTGCACGCTGGTGAAGGAGGGCGACCGGTGGCTCATCGCCGCGTTCCACTACTCCACCAACGTGTTCGATAA
This genomic window from Corallococcus caeni contains:
- a CDS encoding SgcJ/EcaC family oxidoreductase, which gives rise to MVRTRFVGLLALLFVAVPFVSGAQEAVAPAAVASGDEATHQALRAIKQDMEDALNKQDLDRLLSHLHPDVVFSTMNNDVLVGKDAIRAYYAQMLGGPNSVVKKVTAKFDVDALTRLYGNSGIAYGSSLDHYILNDGTDLVINGRWTCTLVKEGDRWLIAAFHYSTNVFDNPLLTKVKNAALGFGALVAVAALAAGFFIGRRGRRPATA